Proteins encoded by one window of Actinomycetota bacterium:
- a CDS encoding HigA family addiction module antitoxin — MLMHNPPHPGEILRELCLEPLNLTVTEAAEALGVSRKTLSAILNGRAGISPEMAVRLSIAFGASAESWLNQQTQYDLWLAEQNRKNLKVRKLSAA, encoded by the coding sequence ATGTTGATGCATAATCCGCCTCATCCGGGGGAAATCCTGCGGGAGCTGTGCCTCGAGCCATTGAATCTAACGGTTACTGAGGCAGCTGAGGCTCTGGGCGTGAGCCGCAAGACGCTTTCGGCTATTCTAAACGGCCGGGCGGGCATCAGTCCCGAAATGGCCGTGCGGCTCTCGATCGCTTTTGGCGCTTCGGCTGAGAGCTGGCTAAATCAGCAGACTCAGTATGATCTATGGCTGGCCGAGCAGAACCGCAAGAATCTCAAGGTGAGGAAGCTTTCGGCGGCATAG
- a CDS encoding CopG family antitoxin, with protein sequence MKAKDLDKKFNRGEDISDYLELQKARRTSQEQKRVNVDFPQWMIHSLDREAKRLGVTRQSIIKVWVAERLKKTS encoded by the coding sequence ATGAAAGCTAAGGATCTGGACAAGAAATTCAATCGCGGAGAGGACATCTCTGACTACCTCGAACTACAGAAAGCCAGGAGGACATCGCAGGAACAAAAGAGAGTTAACGTCGACTTCCCGCAGTGGATGATTCATTCGCTTGATAGGGAAGCGAAAAGGCTGGGCGTTACTCGGCAGTCAATTATCAAAGTCTGGGTTGCTGAGAGGCTAAAGAAGACAAGCTGA
- a CDS encoding class I SAM-dependent methyltransferase, with protein sequence MDAELLDVFDSNAETYDRINTVISLGLDRRWRDWAAREAVQRVGAKVLDACAGTGLTGLRAAELGAEVTLADASQGMLAVAGRRASAAGLRVSTVRADLGAAGDLAIPGGPFDAITMVFGARYLQDPSATIRSLATLLQPGGRFVLLDFVEPDNSLLARTASRYFFRVLPHIASWLAGRRDLYDRLVETTRAMGRREHLVSLMRDADMEVVEVHKMGFGLVAGVIGRTPGPTAFIEESGEAYAGCGAGHS encoded by the coding sequence TTGGACGCGGAGCTTCTCGATGTATTCGACTCGAACGCGGAGACCTACGACCGCATAAACACAGTCATCAGTCTCGGCCTCGACCGGCGATGGCGCGACTGGGCCGCTCGGGAGGCCGTGCAGCGCGTGGGCGCGAAGGTTCTCGACGCCTGCGCGGGCACTGGCCTCACGGGGCTGCGTGCGGCCGAACTCGGCGCCGAAGTGACGCTCGCGGACGCGAGCCAGGGGATGCTCGCGGTTGCCGGGCGCCGGGCGAGTGCCGCGGGCCTCAGGGTGTCAACCGTTCGGGCGGACCTGGGCGCTGCCGGCGACCTCGCGATTCCTGGCGGACCGTTCGATGCGATCACCATGGTGTTCGGCGCGCGCTACCTCCAGGATCCTTCGGCGACCATCCGCTCGCTCGCGACTCTGCTCCAGCCCGGCGGCCGTTTCGTGCTCCTTGATTTTGTGGAGCCCGACAACTCGCTGCTGGCGCGCACTGCGAGCCGCTACTTCTTCCGCGTGCTGCCGCATATCGCCTCGTGGCTCGCGGGAAGGCGCGATCTCTACGACCGTCTCGTCGAGACGACGCGCGCCATGGGCCGTCGCGAGCACCTCGTCTCGCTGATGCGAGACGCGGATATGGAAGTCGTGGAGGTGCACAAGATGGGGTTCGGCCTCGTAGCGGGCGTGATCGGAAGGACGCCGGGGCCAACGGCTTTCATCGAAGAGTCCGGCGAGGCTTACGCTGGATGTGGAGCCGGCCATTCCTGA
- a CDS encoding BrnT family toxin, whose protein sequence is MIFEYDSRKSAANKKKHDIDFEEAQILWDDPNLLEIPLRTEDEPRNMVIGTIEGIHWSGIITYGGENIRIISVRRARREEVDIYES, encoded by the coding sequence ATGATATTTGAATATGACTCCCGGAAGAGCGCAGCCAATAAAAAGAAACACGACATCGATTTCGAAGAAGCTCAAATCCTGTGGGACGATCCGAATTTGCTAGAAATACCTCTAAGAACAGAAGACGAACCGAGAAACATGGTGATTGGGACAATCGAAGGGATACATTGGTCAGGTATCATCACGTACGGGGGCGAAAATATCAGAATCATTTCAGTGAGACGAGCAAGACGAGAGGAGGTTGACATCTATGAAAGCTAA
- a CDS encoding type II toxin-antitoxin system RelE/ParE family toxin yields MIKNFRHKGLEKYFLKGVKSGVQAQHADRLRLILGRLNASTGPTDMDLPGLHLHELSGKRKRTWSVRVSGNWRVTFRFEGRDAVVFDNEDYH; encoded by the coding sequence GTGATCAAAAACTTCAGGCATAAGGGACTGGAGAAATATTTCCTCAAGGGCGTCAAAAGCGGCGTTCAAGCTCAGCACGCCGACCGGCTGAGACTGATCCTCGGCCGGCTAAACGCCTCGACAGGACCGACGGACATGGATCTTCCCGGATTGCATCTTCACGAACTGTCCGGCAAGAGAAAGAGGACCTGGTCTGTGAGGGTGAGCGGCAACTGGCGGGTAACTTTCCGCTTTGAAGGAAGGGACGCCGTAGTCTTCGACAATGAAGACTACCATTAA